GATTGAAGAACTTGTAGGGGTAAAGATAGGCCTTATTGGCGTAGGAAAGGACAGAGAACAGATAATAAAGGTATTCTAACCATAGATTATTAGCTGATAAAATAAAATATAATGGCATTTTGCCATTATATTTTATTTTTTTAGAAAAAAGCTCACTTTTTTTATAAAAATGAGTTGACAAAAGCGAATTTATTAAGTATTATTTATACTTGTGATTCGGAAAACTTGCATGACCCATTAGCTCAGTTGGCAGAGCACTTGACTTTTAATCAAGGTGTCCGCAGTTCGAATCTGCGATGGGTCACCAAAACAAAAAAGCGTGTATTTCAATAAAATGAAATACACGCTTTTTTGTGATAATCATATCATATCTACCAGAATGGTCGTAAGGGGGTTATAAATTGAGAATTAATTTGAAAGATTTGACGATTGTTCTTGCTATTTTAATATTTATATCGGTGGTAGTATTGTGGTCTACAGGTCATATTGGACTTTGGACACGAGGAATGGCATACATAGTTAATAATACAGAAGAATTTACTGATAAAAACGGCCATGTTATCCAGGGGGAATACTCTGTTGAAATTAACCTTCAGGATTTAAAAAGCAACGTTGGTAAGGTGTTGTATAAGGACGGAAATAATAAAATCTATGTGAGTTGGATTGACAATACAGCCGGTGTTAATACTGGAGGCTACAGGATAGGTTTTAGGGCTTGTGGAGAATATTCGTTAACCAATGCTACCCTGGTTTCAGGTGCACGACATACAACCGTAGGTAATCATATATTCACTTATGATATGTCCGCCAAAATGACAGCTGAATATAAAGGTAAAGTGTATGATAGTGGTGTATATGGAACATCAGGGCTTAATTATAAAGATGGAGATGATTTCTCGTTTTATATTTTCCCCGGTGAGGCTTATAAGGCAGGAGAAGTATCTCTGAATGAGAAAGGAACAGTGAAATTGAATATTACAAACCTTTATAAAAATATTTGGGTAAAGAAATAGAGGTGACTAACCTTACCCGAAATGAGGGTATAATAAGTCGGGAGTAGGGATAGCAAGTACACCCTTTATATGGCAATTTATAACTTTAAAAAAAGATAAAAAAATTGCTTGACTTTTAAGCTATGTCCCGTTACAATATATTTTGTCAGTCGGCGAGGTGCTCGACAGTATAAATAAGGCCCATTGGTCAAGTGGTTAAGACACCGCCCTTTCACGGCGATAACAGGGGTTCGAGTCCCCTATGGGTCACCATTATAATTTAAAGTAATGGCCCGGTAGTTCAGTTGGTTAGAATGCCAGCCTGTCACGCTGGAGGTCGACGGTTCGAGCCCGTTCCGGGTCGCCATTTAAATTATATAAAAAGCAACTTTCTCTTGCAGAAAGTTGCTTTTTGCTTTCAAAATAAATCAAAATTGTACTTCCAAAATATTCCATAAAATAACAGCAAAATTTTTAAAATAAAGTGTTGACAGTTACTCAATTCCCATGTTATTATATACAGGCAGTTGAGAGAAACACTTGCTCGACAAAAAATGAAGTATCTGCTATAAATGCGCTGGTGTAGCTCAGCAGGTAGAGCAGCTGACTTGTAATCAGCAGGTCGGGGGTTCGATTCCGTCCGCCAGCTCCATATGGAGGGGTTCCCGAGTGGCCAAAGGGGGCAGACTGTAAATCTGTTGTCTCTGACTTCGATGGTTCGAATCCATCTCCCTCCACCACAAAGTCTTGTGCATTCGCTATTGAAGCTGTGTGCAGGGCTTTTTATTTTGTTTAAATTGAATATGTTGTTTGTAAAAAAAAGCAGGAAGCATATTAAAAAATATACTTCCTGCTTTTTTATTTTAGGTTAATACCTGAAACTCCAACCCGGGAACAATTGTAGCATACTTGCATACCATCTGGGCACAATCATACCTGATAAAATTGGAAAATACATAATAAATATTATGGCTGTCAATCCCAGATAAATATATACAATCTTTTTCGTATTGCCACCAAGCTCCATGAATACTTTTATTAAGTATACAATTATAATTATAAGAAAAGGAACAACGGAAAAGTAATGATAGATAAAGGCCATTCTACGCACTACCATCCAAGGAATGTACTGAAATAAAGCACCGAAAATAGGAACAAGCATATATTTGTCTTTTCTTTTAACTGCAACAATTATTCCTGTAATTAGTGATGGTATGCTGATCCACCAGATTAATGGATTTCCCATACAAATAATACTGGAAGTTAATTTTTCGGCTGCAAGTGATTTTGAACCGTAAAACCATATAGGCTTGGTCATTATGGGCCATTCAAACCACTGTGAAGAATAACTATGCTTAGCATGCAAATCATTGTGGAAACTATACATATAAGACTGATTATTAAAAAACTCTTTGATACCATTTCCCGGAACCTGCATTATGGACGTATAAGAAGCAAAATAAATGATACCAGGTATTATAATGAAAAATATAATACAAAATAACGCAGTTTTAAAAAAGTACTTACTCCAGAATTTGCTGAATAAATCGGATGAAAGACCGCTCTTTTTATATGCCATGTAATAAACAATCTCATCGAGCTTTGCAATAACAAGTATAAGGAAAATCCCCACTGCAGCATACATTGCTATCCATTTAGTTGCAATACCTATGCCGAATATCAGGCCGCAGAGTAAAAGTGGCATAAGGGACTTCTTAAAGCCGGCTTTGTATGACTTTTTGACAAAATAGTCGTAAATGTAGTAGTACATTAAAATAACAAAGAAGGTAACGTAGACGTCTATCGTGGATATCCTAGTCTGAACAAAATGCATAAAATCAAACATCATCAAAAAAGCTGTGCAAAACGCAAGAAATCTATTTTTGAAAATTTTATAACCAAACAGGTACATGAGAGGAATCATGGCTACTCCGAATAATGTACCGATAATTCTCCAACCAAATGGGTTTACTCCGAAAATAAGCATACCAATCATAACGAAATATTTGCCGAGAGGTGGATGTGTTCTTTCAAAGGGATGGACTTTATAAATGAAATCAAGAGCAGTCCTTGGATAAAATACTTCATCAAAATAGGTGTTGGTGGAGGATAAAGTATAAAAATCAACTCTATCTTGTTCATCAAGAAGATTACTTAACTTATAAGGTTTTCCGTCAGGACTTTTTATAGTGCTTTTTATTATTTGATCAACAGGTGTTATGCTTTTAACTTTAAAAGGCTTATTTGAACCTTTCTCAAATACAGCAAGTTCGTTTATTGCAGCACCGGCTTTATCAGCAACAATTTGAATTTTACTTGTCTTAAATTCCTTAGTAGATACCTTCCATGAAAAAAAGCCCGATTTTTCAAGAGCCTCAGAAGCAGAATATGTACCGTTGGAATTAAAAAATTTGATATTAAACTTGGTACCGTCATATTTTTCTTCATTATATCCCTGATAAAGCATAACTTTTGTAACTTCTACTTCTCTTCCCAGGTCTACAATAAACCCGTCATTTATATCGGCGGGAGCCCATGGTGTTTCAGGTATCTTAAAACCTCCCAGATTGTATATTGCCGGAATCGCATATAGTAAAGTCATAACAAGCATAATAATATAATCTTTTTTAATAAGCTTAATCAAAGGCTTTTTTTCTTTTTCATTGTTCAATAATCCGTATTCGGTAATTATCAGATTACCTTTCTGAATATTGCGGATTCTTAAAAAACCCCATATTCCTATACCAATAAGAAATAAAAAGATTACACTCAACATCATTGTAGCAAAGCCGGGCATTTTAACATGTGAAAAAAAATCAGAAAAATTCTTAAAATACGTCTTCAAGAGTATGCCTCCAATTACGTTTTATTTGAAAAGTTTTACCATAATTATATTATAGTATGTAAAACAATACAAATAATAGTTGTTAGTGTATAAGCGTTGATTTCGTTGTAAAACTTAAAAGGTATGTTATAATATGAACAAGTTAAATTAATAAAGTAAATGATTTGATTTACATAAGATTGTTACGAGTTTGGCGAAAGGAGAAAATGAAATGAAATTTACAAAAATGCAGGGGCTTGGAAACGACTATATATATGTAGATTGTACGGAAAATATAATTGCAGATCCATCAGCAGTTTCAAAAAAAGTAAGCGACAGACATTTTGGAATAGGATCAGACGGATTGGTACTTATAATGAAATCGGATATAGCTGACTTTAGAATGAGAATGTTTAATTCAGATGGTTCAGAATCTGAAATGTGTGGAAATGCTATACGCTGTGTTGGGAAATATGTGTTTGATAATGGACTGACAGACAAAAGGAACCTGACAATAGAAACCTTAGCGGGAATAAAGGTGCTTGACTTAAGGATTGAAGATAAAAAAGTAGTACAGGTAAGAGTAGATATGGGTGAACCTATTTTAGAGCCTAAAAAAATACCTGTTGACAGTGACAAGGATAAATTTATATCGGAGAGTATTGAAATTGACGGTAACAACTACAAGGTTACAGCCGTATCCATGGGTAATCCACATGCCATAACATATGTAGATGACACCGTAGACTTTCCTTTATACGAAGTCGGACCCAAGATGGAAACACATAAACTGTTTCCCAGAAAGATAAATGCTGAATTTGTTCAGGTCATAGACACAACTACACTGAGAATGAGAGTATGGGAAAGAGGAGCAGGTGAGACCCTTGCTTGTGGGACAGGTGCCAGTGCTGTACTTGTAGCTTCAGTACTAAATGGTTTATCTGAAAGAGCTGCCACTATAAAACTCCTTGGTGGAGAATTATTTATTGAATGGTCCGAAAAGGACAATCACGTTTATATGACAGGTCCTGCAGAAAAGGTATTTGAGGGAGAAATAGAAATCTAACTAAGAAGAATATTTTATATTATAATAGAAGAGAGGAATAAGAAAATGGCAATAGTTAATGAAAATCATTTAAAACTACCCGGAAATTATTTATTTGCTGAGATAGGTAAAAGAGTTGCAGCATTTAAGGAACAAAACCCTAGTGCAGATATTATAAGGCTTGGTATCGGAGATGTAACCCGTCCGCTTCCTATGGCATGTATAGATGCAATGCATAAGGCTGTTGACGATATGTCCAGGATAGAAACCTTCAAAGGCTACCCTGAGTACGAGGGATACGATTTCCTCATAAATAAGATAGTTGAGAATGATTATAAAAAAAGAGGAATAACAATTGGATTTGATGAAATATTTGTAAGCGATGGTGCCAAAAGTGATACAGCAAATATCCAGGAACTGTTCGGTTTAAATTCAAGAATAGCAGTTACAGACCCTGTTTATCCGGTTTACGTTGACTCTAACGTTATGGCCGGAAGAACAGGAGACTATATTGACGGAAAATGGACTAACGTAACCTATCTGCCATGTACATCTGAAAACGGCTTTGTTCCGGAACTTCCAAAAGAAAAAGCAGATCTTATATATTTGTGTCTGCCAAACAATCCTACAGGAACTACACTTACAAAGGAACAGTTAAAAGTATGGGTTGATTATGCTGCAAAAAACAAGTCGATAATATTATTTGATTCTGCATATGAAGCTTTCATTAGCGAAAAGGATGTTCCTCATAGTATATACGAAATAGAAGGAGCAAAGGAAGTAGCTATAGAATTCAGAAGCTTTTCAAAGACTGCAGGATTTACAGGAACAAGATGTGCATATATGGTAATACCAAAGGAATTGAAAGCCTATACTACGGATGGCAGTGAAATCGGACTCAATAGACTTTGGTACAGAAGACAGGCAACAAAATTCAACGGAGTATCTTATATAGTTCAGCGAGGAGCAGAGGCTGTATATTCAGAAGAAGGGCAAAAGCAGGTAAAGGAAACAATATCATATTATTTATCAAATGCATCAATCATAAAAAATGGTTTAGAGAGCATTGGAATAAAGGTTTTTGGAGGAGTAAATGCACCGTATATCTGGATGCAAACTCCAAATGGTATGGATTCTTGGGCATTCTTCGATAAACTTTTAAGTGAGGCCAATATTGTAGGGACTCCCGGGGTAGGTTTTGGGCCTAGCGGACAGGGATATTTCAGACTTACTGCATTCGGAAGTAGGGAAAATACACAGGCTGCAGTAGAGAGATTTAAAACAAGGCTCAAGGTTTAAATAAAAATAAAGTTTGTTATATTATAAGAAATAGTCGGTTGGCTTATGATAACCTATCTTATCAATATGGTTACAAAAGGCTGGCTGACTATTTTTATATAATAGATTATAATGTTATATAGTTGTACTATAAAAACTGTAAAAGGATGAGTTAATTTGTTGAACTGGGATCAGCTTAATTCTACATGCGTTAATTGTAGAAATTGTGACCTTGCCGGAACCAGAACAAATATAGTGATAGGAAGAGGAAATCCAAGTGCGCCAATAATGTTCATAGGCGAAGGGCCTGGAGAACAGGAGGATATGCAGGGATTGCCCTTTGTTGGCCCGGCGGGACAGCTTTTAGATACATTACTTGAAGCTTTGAAATTTAAACCTGATGAATACTATATTGCTAACGTAGTGAAATGCAGGCCGCCCAATAACAGGGTACCTAATGAAGATGAGGCAGAAAAATGTTTGCCCTATTTGAGAAATCAGGTATCCTTAATAAGACCGCGTATAATTGTATGCCTCGGAAGTACTGCGGCAAAATATGTAGTAGCCAGAGATATTAAAATAACACAAATACGCGGACAGTGGATAGAAAGAAAGAAATTTTGGATTATGCCGACATTTCATCCGGCTGCATTATTAAGAGATCAAAGTAAAAAGGAATTATTATTTAAAGATATAAAGGAAGTTAAAAAGAAAATAAACCTACTTGAAAGTGAAAAGTCCGGAGGCTAATTTGGTTAAGAATACAATACAAAACAGCTTAAAACAATTATGCTGTGAATATGTACAAGAATTCAAAGATAAAGAAATAGTGCTGGGCCATGGTTGTGTTGACAGTCCTGTTGTTATAATCGGAGAAGCACCGGGCAAAGATGAAGTTAAACAAGGGAAGCCGTTTGTAGGTGCAGCAGGGAAAAACCTTAATGAATTTATAGAAGTATTAGAAATAAGCAGAGACGATTTATATATAACAAATGCAATAAAGTACAGACTTGGAAGATTAAATCCCAAAACCGAAAGAATAGTTAACAGGCCTGCGACAATGAAGGATATAAAGGAAAACCAGATATGGCTGCATAAAGAAATTCATTTAATAAAACCACAGATTATTGTTACCCTTGGCAATGTACCGCTTAAAGCTATAACGAGCAATTTTGGAATTTCAATCGGAGATATGCATGGAACATTGCATGAATGTAATCTGTCAGGAAAGGAATACAAGCTCTTTCCCCTATACCACCCTGCAAGCATTATATATAATAGATCACTTAAAGATGTCTATCAGCAGGACATGATTATGCTTAAACAAGAAGTTAATAAATTAGATTTAAACCTTAGTAAATAGGAATTAATATTGGACAAAAGTGTGAATAATAAAGAAAAGTATATCTAAATTAAATTTATTGGTTTATACAGAATAATGAGACGTTGAAATTGAATTATCCTGGTGTTAAACTAAACAAGCTGTCGCCGAGGGAGACACTTTAAAATACTCTCTTAACTTAAGCGATAAAAAGTGTTGACAAGCAGATAGCAAACATGGTATTATAACCGAGCTGTCACAACAGGAAATACTTTATTTTACAGTTTTGAAGTAATAAGTATTTCCAAAAACTTCTAGTAAAAAAGTGTTGACATGGTTAAGACAGCGTGGTATTATAATAAAGCTGATTGCGTTAAAACAAACAGCAAAAACCTTACAAAGCAGTCGTAAGAAGGCTTTATGGACTTTGAAAAGTAAACAGTGATAAACATGTAAAGGAACTCGAAAAATTCCGAAATCGTAAAACGATTTCAAAATTGAGTAACTTGCGAACTTTACAACCTGGTTTTTGGAAACAAGAACTAGAAAAAAGTCAGCAATTTTTAATGAGCTAATTAAATTTTTCAAATATTAATTTGAGAGTTTGATCCTGGCTCAGGACGAACGCTGGCGGCGTGCCTAACACATGCAAGTCGAGCGGAGTTAATTGAAAGCTTGCTTTTGATTAACTTAGCGGCGGACGGGTGAGTAACGCGTGGGCAACCTGCCTGTTACAGGGGGATAACACAGGGAAACTTGTGCTAATACCGCATAACACAACGAGAAAGCATTTTCTTGTTGTCAAAGGAGCAATCCGGTAATAGATGGGCCCGCGTCCAATTAGCTAGTTGGTGATGTAACGGACCACCAAGGCGACGATTGGTAGCCGAACTGAGAGGTTGATCGGCCACATTGGGACTGAGACACGGCCCAGACTCCTACGGGAGGCAGCAGTGGGGAATATTGCACAATGGGGGAAACCCTGATGCAGCAACGCCGCGTGAAGGATGAAGGTTTTCGGATTGTAAACTTCTTTAGTCAGGGACGAAAAAATGACGGTACCTGAAGAATAAGCCACGGCTAACTACGTGCCAGCAGCCGCGGTAATACGTAGGTGGCAAGCGTTGTCCGGAATTACTGGGTGTAAAGGGCGTGTAGGCGGGAATGTAAGTCAGATGTGAAATCCCAGAGCTTAACTCTGGAGCTGCATCTGAAACTATGTTTCTTGAGTGCCGGAGAGGAAAGCGGAATTCCTAGTGTAGCGGTGAAATGCGTAGATATTAGGAGGAACACCAGTGGCGAAGGCGGCTTTCTGGACGGTAACTGACGCTGAGGCGCGAAAGCGTGGGGAGCAAACAGGATTAGATACCCTGGTAGTCCACGCTGTAAACGATGGATACTAGGTGTAGGAGGTATCGACCCCTTCTGTGCCGGAGTTAACACAATAAGTATCCCACCTGGGGAGTACGGCCGCAAGGTTGAAACTCAAAGGAATTGACGGGGGCCCGCACAAGCAGTGGAGTATGTGGTTTAATTCGAAGCAACGCGAAGAACCTTACCAAGGCTTGACATATAGCGGAATACGGCAGAGATGTCGTAGTCCTTCGGGACTGCTATACAGGTGGTGCATGGTTGTCGTCAGCTCGTGTCGTGAGATGTTGGGTTAAGTCCCGCAACGAGCGCAACCCCTGTTGCTAGTTGATAACATTTAGTTGATCACTCTAGCGAGACTGCCGGTGATAAATCGGAGGAAGGTGGGGACGACGTCAAATCATCATGCCCCTTATGTCTTGGGCTACACACGTACTACAATGGCTATAACAGAGGGAAGCTAAGCTGCAAAGTGGAGCAAATCCCCAAAAATAGTCCCAGTTCAGATTGTGGGCTGCAACCCGCCCACATGAAGTCGGAATTGCTAGTAATGGCAGGTCAGCATACTGCCGTGAATACGTTCCCGGGCCTTGTACACACCGCCCGTCACACCATGAGAGTCTGCAACACCCGAAGTCGATAGTCTAACCGCAAGGAGGACGTCGCCGAAGGTGGGGCCGATGATTGGGGTGAAGTCGTAACAAGGTAGCCGTATCGGAAGGTGCGGCTGGATCACCTCCTTTCTAAGGAGACATGATTCATGCAGAACTAGTTTCTAAGATGAATCAAATCTTTAGGTCGAAGATAAATGACAGGAAGGCTTGAGCTAAGCTCGCCGGATTGAAAATCATTATCTTAGAGTTTCTTTACAATCACTGTTTAGTTTTCAAAGCCCATGAAAATGGACTTTGAAAGAAGAAAATACCAGTTGACATAACAATGAAAGCTGGTATAATAGGAACTCCGCAGTCAGTGTGGCAACACAAACAACTGCGAGGTTTGTACCTTGAGAACTGAATAATGTTATTCAAAGAATGCGTTTCAAACGAAAGTTTGAAATACGTTTTAAGAAGATGAGAAGACATAGAAATATATATGAAAGTATGTATTTCCGTAAAAGTAATAAGGGTAACATGTGAAAAGGAGAAATCCTTTGAAACACGTAAAGCAGTTTACGTTGGAAACATGCAACTCTTAGGAAACTAACTCATTGATAGGTTAAGACAATCACTTTAAATCAATTACTATGTAATTGACATTGAGAATCTGATCAATCGAAGATATTCGATAAAAATTGATAGAAGCAAGCAGTACAAGGAAGGCGACCGACGAGAAGCGGAGTTTACGGTGGTAAATGAGCATCGCAGGAGGGAAGCCTGACACAGTAATGCGAAGCTTATAGCAATTTTAGAGGTCAAGCTACTAAGAGCATAGGGTGAATGCCTTGGCACCAGAAGGCGATGAAGGACGTGACAAGCTGCGAAAAGCTACGGAGAGGCGCAAATAGCCATCGACCCGTAGATATCCGAATGGGGAAACCCGGCCGAGTTAAACACTCGGTCATCGTAACATGAATACATAGTGTTACGAAGGCAGACGTTGGGAACTGAAACATCTAAGTACCAACAGGAGTAGAAATCAAAAAGAGATTCCGTAAGTAGTGGCGAGCGAAAGCGGAAGAGCCCAAACCAAAAGATAGCAATATCTTTCGGGGTTGTGGACTAGCATAATGATCCTCAAGACATAGCAGAATGAGCAGCTGGAAAGCTGAGACCATAGAGGGTAAAAGTCCCGTAAGCGAAATGTTAAGAGGCAGGCTAGTATCCAGAGTACCACGAGGCACGTGAAACCTCGTGGGAAGCAGGGTGGACCACCATCCAAGGCTAAATACTAACTGGTGACCGATAGTGAAGCAGTACCGTGAGGGAAAGGTGAAAAGAACCCCGGGAGGGGAGTGAAAGAGAACCTGAAACCCTATGTTTACAAGCAGTTGAAGAGCGTTAAAGCTCGACAGCGTACTTTTTGTAGAACGGTCCGGCGAGTTATTGTATGCAGCAAGGTTAAGTACTAAAGGTACGGAGCCGAAGGGAAACCGAGTGTTAAAAGCGCGTCAAGTTGCATGCTATAGACCCGAAACCGGGTGACCTACCCATGGACAGGTTGAAGCGGGAGTAAAATCTCGTGGAGGACCGAACCACATGACCGTTGAAAAGGTCTGGGATGAGCTGTGGGTGGCGGAGAAATTCCAATCGAACTCGGAGATAGCTGGTTCTCCCCGAAATAGCTTTAGGGCTAGCCTCAAGGGAAAATCAAACGGAGGTAGAGCACTGAATGGGCTAGGGGCCTTACCGGGTTACCGAACCCTATCAAACTCCGAATGCCGTAATGATGTTACTTGGGAGTCAGACTATGAGAGATAAGTCCCATGGTCAAAAGGGAAACAGCCCAGACCATCAGCTAAGGTCCCAAAATCACAGTTAAGTGGAAAAGGATGTGGGCTTGCTAAGACAACTAGGATGTTGGCTTAGAAGCAGCCACTCATTCAAAGAGTGCGTAATAGCTCACTAGTCGAGTGAGCCTGCGCCGAAAATTACCGGGGCTAAACTGTGTACCGAAGCTATGGATCAGCGTACATCCAATAGTATTGCTAAATAAATTAAGAAGCGATGAGGTAATTTCACGAAATGTAACATATCAAAAATGATTCAAAACATTTCGTCAAATTCCCACAGCTAAACTTGTGCCGTTAGCAGTAGTATTGGATGTACGAGGGTGGTAGGGGAGCTTACTGTTGTAGGTTGAAGCAAGATCGAAAGGACTTGTGGACGAAGCAGTAGTGAGAATGCCGGAATAAGTAGCGAGAGTAAAGTGAGAATCTTTACCGTCGAAAACCTAAGGTTTCCTGGGGAAGGTTCGTCCGCCCAGGGTAAGTCTGGACCTAAGCTGAGGCCGAAAGGCGTAAGTGATGGACAACAGGTTGAAATTCCTGTACTACCGTTAATCGATATGAGAGAGGTGGGGACGCAGGAGGATAAGTCAAGCGATCAGCTGGAAAAGATCGTGCAAGCGAGGTAGATAGTCCGGTAGGCAAATCCGCCGGATGTTTCGAAGACGTGATGCGGAGGGAAAACAAGTACCGAAGTGACAGATTCCACACTGACGAGAAAAACCACTATCCAGATTAAAGGTACCAGTACCGCAAACCGACACAGGTAG
This region of Clostridium sp. BNL1100 genomic DNA includes:
- a CDS encoding phospholipid carrier-dependent glycosyltransferase, whose translation is MKTYFKNFSDFFSHVKMPGFATMMLSVIFLFLIGIGIWGFLRIRNIQKGNLIITEYGLLNNEKEKKPLIKLIKKDYIIMLVMTLLYAIPAIYNLGGFKIPETPWAPADINDGFIVDLGREVEVTKVMLYQGYNEEKYDGTKFNIKFFNSNGTYSASEALEKSGFFSWKVSTKEFKTSKIQIVADKAGAAINELAVFEKGSNKPFKVKSITPVDQIIKSTIKSPDGKPYKLSNLLDEQDRVDFYTLSSTNTYFDEVFYPRTALDFIYKVHPFERTHPPLGKYFVMIGMLIFGVNPFGWRIIGTLFGVAMIPLMYLFGYKIFKNRFLAFCTAFLMMFDFMHFVQTRISTIDVYVTFFVILMYYYIYDYFVKKSYKAGFKKSLMPLLLCGLIFGIGIATKWIAMYAAVGIFLILVIAKLDEIVYYMAYKKSGLSSDLFSKFWSKYFFKTALFCIIFFIIIPGIIYFASYTSIMQVPGNGIKEFFNNQSYMYSFHNDLHAKHSYSSQWFEWPIMTKPIWFYGSKSLAAEKLTSSIICMGNPLIWWISIPSLITGIIVAVKRKDKYMLVPIFGALFQYIPWMVVRRMAFIYHYFSVVPFLIIIIVYLIKVFMELGGNTKKIVYIYLGLTAIIFIMYFPILSGMIVPRWYASMLQLFPGWSFRY
- the dapF gene encoding diaminopimelate epimerase yields the protein MKFTKMQGLGNDYIYVDCTENIIADPSAVSKKVSDRHFGIGSDGLVLIMKSDIADFRMRMFNSDGSESEMCGNAIRCVGKYVFDNGLTDKRNLTIETLAGIKVLDLRIEDKKVVQVRVDMGEPILEPKKIPVDSDKDKFISESIEIDGNNYKVTAVSMGNPHAITYVDDTVDFPLYEVGPKMETHKLFPRKINAEFVQVIDTTTLRMRVWERGAGETLACGTGASAVLVASVLNGLSERAATIKLLGGELFIEWSEKDNHVYMTGPAEKVFEGEIEI
- a CDS encoding LL-diaminopimelate aminotransferase, giving the protein MAIVNENHLKLPGNYLFAEIGKRVAAFKEQNPSADIIRLGIGDVTRPLPMACIDAMHKAVDDMSRIETFKGYPEYEGYDFLINKIVENDYKKRGITIGFDEIFVSDGAKSDTANIQELFGLNSRIAVTDPVYPVYVDSNVMAGRTGDYIDGKWTNVTYLPCTSENGFVPELPKEKADLIYLCLPNNPTGTTLTKEQLKVWVDYAAKNKSIILFDSAYEAFISEKDVPHSIYEIEGAKEVAIEFRSFSKTAGFTGTRCAYMVIPKELKAYTTDGSEIGLNRLWYRRQATKFNGVSYIVQRGAEAVYSEEGQKQVKETISYYLSNASIIKNGLESIGIKVFGGVNAPYIWMQTPNGMDSWAFFDKLLSEANIVGTPGVGFGPSGQGYFRLTAFGSRENTQAAVERFKTRLKV
- a CDS encoding uracil-DNA glycosylase, whose protein sequence is MLNWDQLNSTCVNCRNCDLAGTRTNIVIGRGNPSAPIMFIGEGPGEQEDMQGLPFVGPAGQLLDTLLEALKFKPDEYYIANVVKCRPPNNRVPNEDEAEKCLPYLRNQVSLIRPRIIVCLGSTAAKYVVARDIKITQIRGQWIERKKFWIMPTFHPAALLRDQSKKELLFKDIKEVKKKINLLESEKSGG
- a CDS encoding uracil-DNA glycosylase, translated to MVKNTIQNSLKQLCCEYVQEFKDKEIVLGHGCVDSPVVIIGEAPGKDEVKQGKPFVGAAGKNLNEFIEVLEISRDDLYITNAIKYRLGRLNPKTERIVNRPATMKDIKENQIWLHKEIHLIKPQIIVTLGNVPLKAITSNFGISIGDMHGTLHECNLSGKEYKLFPLYHPASIIYNRSLKDVYQQDMIMLKQEVNKLDLNLSK